The stretch of DNA TCGGTCGTATACCCACAGATAGTGGTAAACTCTTCCTGATGCTCATCACACCCAACGACTGGGATTGTATATTGATCAAGAAGCAAAAACGAGAGATACTGCTGATCTGGTGACTGGAGTGCAGTTTCACAGGCAGTACAGGGGACTGTTGGCGCACCAGCAAACTCTTCTGACTGGGGAGAAAGGGAGATTCTGGAGTCCATCTGACGGTTCTGATTAGGGTTTTGTACTCAGCGGGGGTAAGTCGTGTGGACTGCTACTTAGAGTCATAGACGGACTGGTATCACTCCTCGAATGTTCTTGCTACTGCTGCGGTTGTGTTTAGCTGCGGTAAAGGCAGTCATTCGTGAGATTCGTCTACGGATACCGGTTCGCCTCCTTCCATCTGCCATTCAAGTTCGACATCGAATTCGGCCTCGTCCTCGGTGACCTCGTACTCAACTTCCAGTTCAAACCGTTCTGGAACTGCCACTGTGAAGCCATTGTCCCCCTCAATGTCAATTCTCCCATTCTCGACACCATCAGCGACTTCCCGAAGAACTCCCGCAGCGTCTGCTCGATTCATCATCTTCTCCCCTTCACGCTCCGTCTCATCGTCTGCCGATTTCGCTTCGGTCTCGGATTCTTGTTTATTGTTTCTCATACCAGAGAAACAACGACTTTCAATAAAATATCTCGGGCTTCAACCAATCACTTTGACCAGCAAGGTTGTTTCGCATCCTGCTATGCCTGAGGCTGTGGATCGCCACAGATCCGTAGCAAGTGTCTAGTTGTCGACAGAGTAGGTAGTCAAATCAGCAAGCTTCCGATTGGTCTATCACGCCCTCTTGAGTACGTATATTAAAGAAGGTCGTAGGAACCATCCGATTTTGAGCCTACGATTTATTTAATTGGTTCAGAAGAATTTTTGCGTTTATGGCCGCGCGACATCACGTCTTGGATTCGAATCTGTCCGAGACAAAAGGTAAGAGTTATCGAAACGAGTTTACAGCAGCATTAGTTGCTGGATTCAGTGTACTATCGTATCAGTACTGGTCAGTTGGTACCCTGTCAGTCGAGATGATGAACGCGAACGCGGTCACAGCTTCGACCACGCCGACTGCGGGCGTCGGGAGCACGGTGACGGCGTCCGTTTCGAGGAGCCGGTTAGCGAGGATGATCACACCCGCGAAGACGACGATCGACGGGTAGGACCGAAACAGGCGAACGGACCAGACGAGCGCGTCGAGGACGGTCCGATTGGTGGTGGTCGTCTCGATGTTTCGGCAGTCGAGACAGCCACATCCGTCAACGTCGTCTCGCGCCTTGATCGTCGGTGCCACGTCACGCGTAGTTGTATCGTCGATGGTAGAAGTCCTTCGGACCAGTGCGTCGGTGTGGTCCCTCATTCCCCAGTAACGAACTGTGAGATGGATTCGCCGGCCGCAAGCAGGATCGACGGCGGACCAAGTAGCGAGGCGAAGGAGTTGAACGCGCGCTTGAGACTCGGTCGGTCGTTCTCGGTCCCGAGGAAGAGCAGCGTCGGATCTTCCGAGACGACGAACACGCTCATCTCGCGGCCCTTCTCCGAATAACACGTTTCGGTGACCTTGAGCACGCCAGCCGATTCCGCCGTCCTACCGATCGAGGACCCCGTACTACGAGGGGAACCGCCGGTTGTAGATCGGCATCGTCAACTCTCGGGGAAGACCGTGTCCGGGTCCCGAGCCTCGAGTGGACCGACTTGTTTACCCGTCGTCGCATAGCGGTAGAGCGCCGTTCGGACGATCGCAGAGGCCGTCTGCGACCCCACGATGGAAGCGACGACGATCCCACCGCCACTGACGAGCGCACCCACGGCGACTATGCCATCGAGAACGAAGTATCCAGCCGCACCCAGCGCGACGCCCGGGAGCGCAACGAGTAGGAAGACGAAACTCACGCCAAGCGTGGCGGAGACGCTTTCACCCCACGTGTCTCGGAAGAGCGATCCGCTCCGACGGAGTTGCCGACGCAGACTCCGCCGCTCGTCGAGGACGATGACCGGCACGATGAAAAACGTCAGGAGTGCCCACGCGAGATCGAAGACGGCCCGCGTCAGGCTCCCGACGACGCCGAATTTCTCGTCGAGGATGTACAGGACTGTGCCGAGCGTCGCAGCGGTGACTGCCCACAGGGCGATCTGCAGGCGAGCACGCCACGCCGCGGCGAGGCCATCCCGAACCGAGGTCTGGTCTCCATCGAACAGTTGTGCCGCGCAGTGCACCACGGCAGCGTTGAAAAACGTCGCCACGCTTGAGGAGATCGCAATCGCACAGAACAACACGCTGTACTTGTAGAGGTCGTTCGTGAGAAGCGACGTGAGGAGGCCCCGTTGGATGATGATCGCTCCGAGGACGGCGAATGCGCTCCCGACGGCGAGGAGACTCAAAGCCGGAAGGACCAGAAGCGTCGGTCGCTGGGTGAAGATGCGGAGACTGTCACGGGTGATCTCGAAACCGCGTCGGTATTTCGAGGTCATACTGAACGGTTTCCGTTCGACTGGTCACGAGCACACCGGGCGCTGTTGCGTATTGAACGTGCTACGGCACCGTTAGTCGCTCGGCGTCCGCTACTCCACGTGAGCGGAGTCAGGCTGGTTTGTCGTGTGATGGAGGGCATACGACGCGGTTCGGTCAGTGGACGTATAAAAATCCGGGAGAATGAAAACTGCATCTGAACGACCGACTCGTTCCTCGGCCAGGGGTTCGCCGTACTCCGCTATGATTTTAGTGCGTGTTGCGGGAACACGCAGATATGGCCGCCCTCCAAACGACGCCGCCTTCAGTCAGTGCTGCGATTGCTGCGCTCGTGGGACTCGCGCTCGTCGGAAGTCTTCTCGGAGCGATCGGTAGCGCTGTCGTTCGCCGGCTGGGAAACCCCGTCGGAAAGTACCGGCTGCTGTATGGGGCCGTACTCTTCCCGTACACACTGCTCGCCTACGCCGTGTTCGCCCTCACCGGGTTCGGCGCTGCCGTCCTCACCACGCTGCCCGCCGCTCCGGACCTTGTGACCGGGATTCTCGTGGATTTCGTCACGTTCCTCGCCGCCGGCTGTGTCTGGATCGTTTCGTATCTCCCGACGGTACGGGGGATCCGCGATGTGCGCGACGTTGATCTCGCCACCAGTACGTCAATCTGGAAGATGACACGGTACGTTATCGGAGTCAGTGCGCTTCTCACCGTGGTGCTCGTCCCACTGCAAGTGGGCTCGATCGAGTCCTCACCGCTCGCCCTGGCTGTCGGACTCGTAGCGCTCGTGCTCGGGATGCTGTACGCAGCACCGTGGCTCATCTCAATCCTTCGCTCGACATCGACGCCGACTGGAGACACTGCGGATCGAGTGGAGCGACTCCGTCACCGCGCAGGACTCACCGTTCGGGACGTACGGATCCTCGACACCGAAAACGAAGAAACGGCGGAAACGCTCGTTCGTGGCCCGCCGAACTACCGGCGGCTCTTCGTGACGAGCACGTTTCTCGATGTCTTCGACGACGAAGCCGCCTCAGCGTTGCTAGCGATTGAGGCCGGGAAACTTCGAGCCCACGTCTTTGAGGTCAGAGTTGGGACGGTTCTCGTGGCTGGCATCGCTCTGATCGCGTCCGTCACCGATATCGGTCCGCGGTGGCCGTTACTCGGGCTCTCACTCGGATCGGTTTTCGTCGGGTTTTGGCTCTCGCAACGACGGATCCGTGCGGCTGACGAGTATGCTGCCGAAAAGGTCGGGCGAACGACTGTTGCTGACGCGCTGGGCGAGTACGCCGAGGTGCACGCGCTCGAACCGACACGACGACGAATTCCGAATCCGCTCTCTATCAAGGTCGCCCTCGGAGATCGTATCGATCGGCTTCGAACAGCAAGCGAACAGTGAATTGCGTCAACCCACGTCAGTACTGTCTAAAACCAGTTTTTGAGCTTGGATTATCCTTTTCTTGTTTACCATCGAGTACTGGATATGCCCTCCCAGCAAGCGTTACCCGCACACTCGCCTCCCGGTCGATCAACCGAGAGAACTTGCGTATCTCGACTTCGTTCCTGACCCTTCGGAGCATCTATGCTAGCTCTTCCCCTACAGCTATCGGGAACCGATCAGCGAGATTCGCTGCCTTCAACTCGAAGAACTAGTCGTCGGACCTGTTCGGACGCCGCGCCGGCGTGTGGTTCATCGTGAGTCTCCCGTCCGAGATTTCAGCCGCCTTGGAAACGAGACGCGGACGACGAGTTCGTGCGGCTTTCGCTGGGCTTGGGATCACCGTCAGTGCGTTGCTCGCTGGCTTAATCGGCGTTGTGTTAACAGGAGGTCTCGTCTCGGTATTTGATCTCGCTGAATCACCGGTCGTTCGGGTTCTCCAAGGGAATTATATTCAAGTCGGGTTCGCTGGCTTCGCTGTCGCGTACCTGCTCTGGCAAGGTGACTGGAACCGATATATCAAGGTCCGATGGCCCACTCTCGAAGACCTCGGCTGGATCGTCGGGTTGCCCCTTCTCTTTGCGGTCCAAGGAGTCGTTCTCCCGCCGGTACTAGCCGCGGTCGGACTTCCCCATCCACAGCCAGGGACCGGGATGGAAGAACTCGCGTTAGAGACTCGGCCCTTGCTCTGGCCGGTCGCGTTCGTCGGGATGTATCTGTTCGCTGCGCCGGCTGAGGAGCTTGTCTACCGCGGAATCGTTCAAGGTCGGCTTCGCGCTGTCTTCGATACCCTCGGTGTTGTGGTCCTCGCCGGACTGTTGTTCGGGGTGCTGCATTTCCTGGTCGGATTGATGACGCAGGGCGTGAGTTTCGGTGGCAGCCTCTACTGGGGGATCGACACAGTGATTCCCGGGTTGGCTTGGGGGTACGCGTACGAACGCACGGAGAACCTCGTGGTCACGGCAGTCACACACGCGATGGTCTGGACCGTCACACTCCACGAAATCGTGCTCCACGCACTTCCGATATAGTCTCTATAATGCCTTCCTTGCAACACATCGATCGACTCGAACTCGCTATCTCAGTCGCGCTCTTAAGCCTGTTCGTCGTGGGGTTTGCCTACGATTCGGACTATATGATCAGGGTCTACAGTCCGGCTAGCTACGTGTGGGTTGGATTGGTTATCGCAGTTGTGGTAGTACTCTCGTATCGTCCGTTCCGCACATCTTGGGCGTCGAGTATGCTCATCGGAGCGATGGTCCTCACGTGGGGACTGCATAATATCGCTGTCCGGGGGCGTCACTCGTGATGGGATACGGCTTCGCTGCACTTGGAACCCTGTCAATCGCCTATGGGATCTACGACCGATTTAGACCACCAGCATTTCCCGATCTGCCGACATTGAGATAGAGAACTGAGACTACTGAAGTGACGTGCTGTCGAAGTCTTATCCACGGATTTCTGGATTGACTTTCCCAGCAATCCATCCACCCAAGACGCCGCCGAATACTCCGATCAGTATCGCTAACATCCCCGTGGCAAGGATAAGCATACTCAGAAGCAGAACCCCGAATACCAGCCCGCCTTCCGAAGCCGACGTGAGGAACCAGTCACGTAGAAAGCCAGACGACCACGCAAAGGCAGGAACCGTTCCGAGAATGCCAGCACCCATACCAGCTTTTTTGAACTGACCCGATCCGTTTGCGGCGAGAAATCCGGCGAGAGCACTCCCAATAATCACTCCCGAGAGGTTATAATACGACTCTGCACCAACGAACAAATTATGTATAGTCACCACCAGAATACCGACTACCCCGCCAAAAAGCGCGTGCACATACGTTGGCGTATCTTCTTCCAACAACCAATCTAGTTCCATATCGACCAATTCAATCAAGAAGCCCATATTCTCCCCGTTGTGTCAAACTGATCTCGAAGCTATCCATTCGAATCTGAGATCAGTAGTAGCTCCAATTCTCGTTCACTGTGTCTACCGATGTGAGGGTGTCTGTGTAGCCGGGGAAGAAGAATTTCCACAGGAATGCGATGACGACTTCAACAAACAACTGAGTGTCTGCTCGATGCTTTCAACAGCCTGTGCTGCAGCAAGCGTTCCCCGGGGACGGCGAGGGTATCAACTGAATCTTGGAGGTGACCAGTCGTCACAATCAGTCTATTGTTACTATAGGTGGTTCCGAGACAGCCGGAACTACGATCGAAATGCGCCCCACAGATACAACCCGGCACTTGCAAATACAACGGTCGTCAGCCAGACCGCTTCAAGTTCAGACGCGAATGACTCAATGAGATGAATCGTGAACAAATACCCGACAGGCCCACCAATAGCACTCGCAAGGACAACGATCGAAACAGCGTGATTCACCGGAATCCTAGTCTCGTCCCAGTCCTGACTCATATCTTCGATGTCTCTACAGTAGGTAAAATATCTTGACACCGCTTTGGACGGGTTATAACGGTGTCATAGAACTATTCTCACACCCAAGTCACAGCGAATCGAATCGTTCAGTTCAGACGAACGCTGTATCAAATCAGATCGCCATCCACTCAGTATCTGTCAGGAATGAGCTGCTGAATATAGAGGGTATGTGCAGTACAAGGATTCCAGCAAGTTCACGGTGGACTCCGACACATCCCATCGTCGCGTTAGGACTCAAAGACATGTCCTCTACCGATTCACAGCTAGAGTGGACGAGCCCGGAACACGTCGCAACCGTCGCTGTTACTCTTTATATAGGAGATGCCGGTAGTGTCCACTTGGATTATCGAGGTACGACCCTGCCTCACACCGCCTCACGCCGACTCGCGCGTAACAGGAGGATGCCGAGGCCGACGAACCAGACGATCTGAGTGAGGCCAAAGATGCCGCCGCCGACTTCGCCGAATGCCGGGATGGCTGAGAGGATGCCTGCCGTACCGACCACGAGACCAACGTAGTTCAGCGCCCGGTGTAGTGCCCGTGCCCGTAGTGCGACCACACTCACGAGAAGGGTCCAGATACCGCCGACGATCTCGTTGCCGCCACCAAGCCCGTCGATGACCGGACTGACCGCTAGCCAGACCGTCGTCGCTTGGGTCGGGTCCGTGCCGTACAGATCTACGACGACGCCCGTGGCGATGTTGGCGACCATCCCACTGG from Halobellus litoreus encodes:
- a CDS encoding amphi-Trp domain-containing protein; this encodes MRNNKQESETEAKSADDETEREGEKMMNRADAAGVLREVADGVENGRIDIEGDNGFTVAVPERFELEVEYEVTEDEAEFDVELEWQMEGGEPVSVDESHE
- a CDS encoding DUF6159 family protein — its product is MTSKYRRGFEITRDSLRIFTQRPTLLVLPALSLLAVGSAFAVLGAIIIQRGLLTSLLTNDLYKYSVLFCAIAISSSVATFFNAAVVHCAAQLFDGDQTSVRDGLAAAWRARLQIALWAVTAATLGTVLYILDEKFGVVGSLTRAVFDLAWALLTFFIVPVIVLDERRSLRRQLRRSGSLFRDTWGESVSATLGVSFVFLLVALPGVALGAAGYFVLDGIVAVGALVSGGGIVVASIVGSQTASAIVRTALYRYATTGKQVGPLEARDPDTVFPES
- a CDS encoding peptidase, translated to MAALQTTPPSVSAAIAALVGLALVGSLLGAIGSAVVRRLGNPVGKYRLLYGAVLFPYTLLAYAVFALTGFGAAVLTTLPAAPDLVTGILVDFVTFLAAGCVWIVSYLPTVRGIRDVRDVDLATSTSIWKMTRYVIGVSALLTVVLVPLQVGSIESSPLALAVGLVALVLGMLYAAPWLISILRSTSTPTGDTADRVERLRHRAGLTVRDVRILDTENEETAETLVRGPPNYRRLFVTSTFLDVFDDEAASALLAIEAGKLRAHVFEVRVGTVLVAGIALIASVTDIGPRWPLLGLSLGSVFVGFWLSQRRIRAADEYAAEKVGRTTVADALGEYAEVHALEPTRRRIPNPLSIKVALGDRIDRLRTASEQ
- a CDS encoding CPBP family intramembrane glutamic endopeptidase, yielding MWFIVSLPSEISAALETRRGRRVRAAFAGLGITVSALLAGLIGVVLTGGLVSVFDLAESPVVRVLQGNYIQVGFAGFAVAYLLWQGDWNRYIKVRWPTLEDLGWIVGLPLLFAVQGVVLPPVLAAVGLPHPQPGTGMEELALETRPLLWPVAFVGMYLFAAPAEELVYRGIVQGRLRAVFDTLGVVVLAGLLFGVLHFLVGLMTQGVSFGGSLYWGIDTVIPGLAWGYAYERTENLVVTAVTHAMVWTVTLHEIVLHALPI
- a CDS encoding DUF5518 domain-containing protein, with the protein product MGFLIELVDMELDWLLEEDTPTYVHALFGGVVGILVVTIHNLFVGAESYYNLSGVIIGSALAGFLAANGSGQFKKAGMGAGILGTVPAFAWSSGFLRDWFLTSASEGGLVFGVLLLSMLILATGMLAILIGVFGGVLGGWIAGKVNPEIRG